A single Streptomyces mirabilis DNA region contains:
- a CDS encoding PadR family transcriptional regulator: MSRRSGILEFAVLGLLRESPMHGYELRKRLNTSLGVFRAFSYGTLYPCLKTLVASGWLIEESGSTTEDALAAPLAGRRAKIVYRLTAEGKEHFEELLSQTGPDAYEDEHFAARFAFFGQTSRDVRMRVLEGRRSRLEERLEKMRASLARTRERLDDYTLELQRHGMESVEREVRWLNELIESERAGRDVKDSASEGTSQGVSEGSSPGAFEGSAQQNSTSGETGGLPRHRDQSRPDPSDDTTT, translated from the coding sequence ATGAGCCGGCGTTCCGGGATCCTCGAGTTCGCCGTCCTCGGCCTGCTTCGCGAGTCCCCGATGCACGGCTACGAGCTGCGCAAACGACTCAATACGTCACTGGGTGTGTTCCGTGCGTTCAGCTACGGGACGCTCTATCCCTGCCTCAAGACGCTGGTCGCGAGCGGCTGGTTGATCGAGGAATCGGGGAGCACCACCGAGGACGCCCTCGCCGCTCCGCTCGCGGGGCGCCGCGCCAAGATCGTCTATCGGTTGACGGCAGAAGGTAAAGAGCACTTCGAGGAGTTGCTCTCGCAGACGGGCCCCGACGCGTACGAGGACGAGCACTTCGCCGCTCGTTTCGCGTTCTTCGGGCAGACGTCACGCGACGTGCGCATGCGCGTACTGGAGGGCCGCCGCAGTCGGCTCGAGGAGCGCCTGGAGAAGATGCGTGCCTCTCTGGCACGTACCAGGGAGCGCCTCGACGACTACACCCTTGAGCTCCAGCGCCACGGAATGGAGTCCGTGGAGCGCGAAGTGCGCTGGCTGAACGAGCTCATCGAGAGCGAGCGAGCGGGACGGGACGTCAAGGATTCCGCCTCCGAAGGCACCTCCCAAGGTGTCTCCGAAGGCAGCTCCCCGGGCGCCTTCGAAGGCTCCGCTCAGCAGAACAGCACATCTGGAGAGACGGGCGGCCTGCCCCGGCACCGGGACCAGTCCCGGCCGGATCCGTCCGACGACACCACCACGTGA
- a CDS encoding inositol-3-phosphate synthase: protein MGSVRVAIVGVGNCAASLVQGVEYYKDADPAAKVPGLMHVQFGDYHVSDVEFVAAFDVDAKKVGLDLSDAIGASENNTIKICDVPNKGVTVQRGHTLDGLGKYYRMTIEESAETPVDVVQILKDKQVDVLVCYLPVGSEDAAKFYAQCAIDAKVAFVNALPVFIAGTKEWADKFTEAGVPIVGDDIKSQVGATITHRVMAKLFEDRGVRLERTMQLNVGGNMDFKNMLERDRLESKKISKTQAVTSQIPDRDLGEKNVHIGPSDYVAWLDDRKWAYVRLEGRAFGDVPLNLEYKLEVWDSPNSAGVIIDALRAAKIAKDRGIGGPILSASSYFMKSPPVQYFDDEAFANVEKFIKGEVER from the coding sequence ATGGGTTCGGTTCGCGTAGCCATCGTAGGCGTGGGCAACTGCGCCGCCTCGCTGGTGCAGGGCGTCGAGTACTACAAGGACGCCGACCCGGCGGCCAAGGTCCCGGGTCTGATGCACGTCCAGTTCGGCGACTACCACGTCAGTGACGTCGAGTTCGTCGCCGCCTTCGACGTCGACGCGAAGAAGGTCGGCCTCGACCTCTCCGACGCCATCGGTGCCAGCGAGAACAACACCATCAAGATCTGCGACGTCCCGAACAAGGGCGTCACGGTCCAGCGCGGCCACACCCTCGACGGTCTCGGCAAGTACTACCGCATGACCATCGAGGAGTCCGCCGAGACGCCGGTCGACGTCGTCCAGATCCTCAAGGACAAGCAGGTCGACGTCCTCGTCTGCTACCTGCCCGTCGGTTCCGAGGACGCGGCGAAGTTCTACGCCCAGTGCGCCATCGACGCCAAGGTCGCCTTCGTCAACGCTCTCCCGGTCTTCATCGCTGGCACCAAGGAGTGGGCGGACAAGTTCACCGAGGCGGGCGTCCCGATCGTCGGCGACGACATCAAGTCGCAGGTCGGCGCCACCATCACGCACCGTGTGATGGCGAAGCTGTTCGAGGACCGCGGTGTCCGTCTTGAGCGCACGATGCAGCTCAACGTGGGCGGCAACATGGACTTCAAGAACATGCTGGAGCGCGACCGCCTCGAGTCCAAGAAGATCTCGAAGACGCAGGCCGTCACCTCGCAGATCCCCGACCGCGACCTGGGCGAGAAGAACGTCCACATCGGTCCCTCGGACTACGTGGCCTGGCTGGACGACCGCAAGTGGGCGTACGTGCGTCTCGAGGGCCGCGCCTTCGGTGACGTCCCGCTGAACCTGGAGTACAAGCTCGAGGTCTGGGACTCCCCGAACTCCGCGGGTGTCATCATCGACGCACTGCGCGCCGCGAAGATCGCCAAGGACCGCGGCATCGGTGGTCCGATCCTGTCGGCGTCCTCGTACTTCATGAAGTCCCCGCCGGTCCAGTACTTCGACGACGAGGCCTTCGCCAACGTCGAGAAGTTCATCAAGGGCGAGGTCGAGCGCTAA
- a CDS encoding MFS transporter → MAVVRDLRVLLRFQGFRRLLGVRLLSQGADGVYQVALAAYVVFSPEKQTSAASIASAMAVLLLPYSLVGPFAGVLLDRWRRRQVLLYGNLLRTALACVTAVLMLSHVPDWLFYASALCVTAVNRFVLAGLSAALPRVVDSHRLVMANALSPTAGTLAATAGGGLAFVVRLVASDSDAAVVLLGAALYLCAALASLRMAPELLGPDQELVQPSLRTALTGTARGLAAGVRHLAEPARREAAWALLSMTLMRFCYGALTVMVLMLCRYAWSSGSDGGLALLGLAVGISGAGFFVAAVATPWAVGRLSPGGWIAACAATAAVLEPALGLPFEAAPMLAAAFILGLTTQGAKIATDTIVQSSVDDGYRGRIFSVYDVLFNVAFVGAAAVAALMLPPDGRSALLVVTLAAVYAAIAVAMARFEMQ, encoded by the coding sequence ATGGCTGTCGTGCGTGACCTGCGCGTCCTCCTGCGCTTCCAGGGCTTCAGACGCCTGCTCGGTGTCCGGTTGCTGTCCCAGGGCGCCGACGGCGTCTACCAGGTCGCGCTCGCCGCATACGTCGTCTTCTCACCGGAGAAGCAGACCTCAGCGGCCTCGATCGCCTCCGCGATGGCGGTACTGCTCCTGCCGTACTCCCTGGTCGGCCCTTTCGCCGGAGTCCTGCTGGACCGCTGGCGGCGGCGCCAGGTCCTCCTGTACGGCAATCTGCTGCGGACCGCGCTGGCCTGTGTGACGGCCGTGCTGATGCTGAGCCATGTCCCCGACTGGCTCTTCTACGCCTCCGCGCTGTGCGTCACCGCGGTCAACCGGTTCGTCCTCGCAGGGCTCTCGGCCGCCCTGCCCCGCGTCGTCGACTCCCACCGACTGGTCATGGCCAACGCCCTGTCGCCCACCGCCGGAACACTCGCCGCGACCGCGGGCGGCGGTCTCGCGTTCGTCGTACGACTGGTCGCCTCGGACTCGGACGCGGCGGTCGTCCTTCTCGGCGCGGCCCTCTACCTGTGCGCGGCACTCGCCTCACTGCGCATGGCACCGGAACTACTCGGCCCCGACCAGGAGTTGGTGCAGCCGAGCTTGCGCACGGCACTCACCGGCACCGCGCGCGGCCTCGCGGCCGGTGTGCGCCATCTCGCCGAGCCCGCGCGGCGGGAGGCGGCCTGGGCGCTCCTGTCGATGACCCTGATGCGCTTCTGCTACGGCGCCCTGACCGTCATGGTGCTGATGCTGTGCCGGTACGCCTGGTCGTCCGGCTCCGACGGCGGTCTCGCCCTGCTGGGCCTGGCGGTGGGCATCTCCGGGGCGGGCTTCTTCGTCGCGGCCGTGGCGACGCCCTGGGCGGTGGGACGACTGAGCCCCGGCGGCTGGATCGCCGCGTGCGCGGCCACGGCGGCGGTCCTGGAACCCGCGCTCGGCCTCCCTTTCGAGGCGGCGCCCATGCTCGCCGCCGCCTTCATTCTCGGCCTGACCACACAGGGCGCGAAGATCGCCACCGACACGATCGTGCAGTCCTCGGTCGACGACGGCTACCGCGGCCGGATCTTCTCCGTCTACGACGTCCTGTTCAACGTCGCCTTCGTCGGCGCGGCCGCAGTAGCCGCCCTGATGCTGCCTCCTGACGGGCGTTCAGCTCTCCTCGTCGTCACGTTGGCCGCGGTCTACGCAGCAATTGCTGTTGCTATGGCCCGCTTTGAGATGCAGTAA